The Meiothermus ruber DSM 1279 genome includes the window GTGCCGACTTTACCCCTTACCTGGAGGAAGTTCTGGAGTTCATCGAGGCGCGCGGGGGGTTTTAGTGCTCCGGCGACCTGTGGGGGTTGCCGCGGGCGCTTCTCTAAATAGAGCCGCTTGCTGACAGACTGCGCTTAGTCCTATGACTTGGAGGAAGCATCAATGCAAATAGGGGTCTGCACTTGGACGTTTGGGCCGCTTGGCCTGGAGCAGGTAGCCTCGAGGCTCCAGCGCCTGGGGTTTGATGGGGTCGAACTTTTGGGCGAGCTGCCGCTAAATCCCAGTGAGGTACGCGCCATTTTGCAATCACACGGGCTCAGGCTCTTTTCCCTCACCCCAGCCAACGTTGATCTGGCCCATCCCGACCCGGCCAGGCGGCTCGAGGCCCTGGACTACTACCACCGGCTGCTCGACTTTGCCGCAGAGGCGGGCGGCCCGCTGGTCTCCTGCCACGGGGCGGTGGGGCGCTTTGCCCCACTGGCAACGCAAAGCCAGGAATGGGCCTGGCTGGTAGAGGGCGTGGGTCAAATCTGTTCGCACGCCAGGGCCCTGGGGCTCACGGTGGTCTTCGAGGTGCTCAACCGCTACGAAACCCACCTGGTACACACCGCCCAGGAAGCCCTGGCGCTGTTGTCGCAGGTGGGCCAGCCCAACCTCAAGGTGCTGCTGGATACCTACCACATGAACATCGAAGAGGCCAGCCTGCCCGCGGCCATCCGCCAGGCCGGCCCCCACCTGGGCCTCTTCCACCTGGCCGACTCCAACCGCCGGGGGATTGGGGAAGGGCATACCGACTTCGCAGAGATCTGGGCCGCGCTGCAGGAGGTGGGCTATACCGGCCCGCTCATCCTGGAGGCCACCGCCCCCGGCCCCAACCCCTTCACCCCGGTTAAGGGGGCAGGGTATCTCGAAACTTTGGAAGCCGATCTGAGCAAGAGCCTGCGCCGGCTACGGGCCAGGGCGCAGTAAAGGAGGAAGAGCGATATGTCTAAATCGTTTGGTGTAGCGTTGCTGGGTGCAGGAAGGATGGGTATGGAGCACGCCCGTACCCTGCTGGGCATTGCCGAGGCCCGGGTGCTGGCGGTGGCCGACCCCAACCTGCAAGCCGCCGAGGCCGCCCGGCTTCTGTTACGCGCCGAGAAGATCTACCCCAACCCCGAGGAAGCCATCCACCACCCCGGCGTGGAGGCAGTGGTGATCGTCACGCCCACCGATACCCACGCCCGCTACATCGAGCTTGCGGCCCTGACCGGCAAGGCCATCTTCTGCGAGAAGCCGGTGGCCAAGGAGCTGGGGGAAACCCGGCGGGTTCTGGAGGTGGTGGAGCAGAAGGGCGTACCTTTCCAGATTGGCTTCCAGCGCCGCTACGACCCCCCTTACGCCCAGGCCAAAAGCAAGATTGAGGCCGGCGAGATTGGGCCGGTCGAGCAGTTTATCGCGGTGATGCGCGACCCCGCCCCGGCCCCCCTGGAGTACCTGCGCACCTCGGGCGGGCTGTTTGTGGACATGGCTATTCACGACATAGACTGCGCCCGGTTTCTGGTGGGCGAGGTGGAGGAGGTGCAGGCCTGGGGCACGGTGCGGGTGGATCCCCGGATTGGCGAGATTGGCGATGTGGACACCACCAACCTGAGCCTGCGCTTCGCCAACGGGGCGCTGGGGGTAATCCAGAACTCCCGCCGTGCGGTCTACGGCTACGACGTGCGCACCGAGGTTTTCGGGGCCAGGGGCAAGCTGGTGATGGACGCCACCCCCAAAACCCCCTTGTGGCAGTACGGCAGTGGCATCAACGCCGACCACTACCACTTCTTTATGGATCGCTTCAAGGAGGCCTACCGGCTGGAGCTCGAGGCCTTCTTCCGCTCGCTGAGCCAGGGGGTGGCCCCCACGCCCGGCCCCCAGGATGCCCTCGAGTCCCTGCGCATCGCGGTTGCAGCCACCAAGAGCCTGCGGGAGGGCCGGGTGGTGCGCCTTTCGGAGGTGGTATGAGCAGGCATCACTTCAGACCTGTGGTGGGCCCCACCCTGCTCGAGGTCACCCCGGCCACGGCGGGCTGGCGCTACCTGTCGTTTGGGGTCTGGGCGCTACAGGAAGGAGAGACCCGCACAGGACAGACCGGGGGCCTCGAGGTGGCCCTGGTGCCCCTATCCGGTGAGCTGGAAGTGCAGGTTGGCTCGGCGCTGTTCCAGCTAAAACGCCAGGATGTCTTCAGCGAGCTGCCCTCGGTGCTCTACCTGCCGCCGGCCAGCACCTACCAGGTGACAGCCCTGCAAGCAACCGAGCTGGCCTGGGGCGGGGCCCCCGCTGAGGGGCGTTACCCCCTGCGCCTGTTCCAGCCCCCCGAGATGCGGGTGGAGATGCGGGGTGGAGGCCACGCGCTGCGCCAGGTCTCGCACATCCTGGGGCCCCACCTACCCGCCGAACGGCTGATTCTCTACGAGGTCTACACCCCTTCGGGCTCCTGGTCGGGCTGGCCCCCCCACCGGCACGATGGGCAGATGGGCTCGCTGTACCTCGAGGAAACCTACTACTACAAGGTGAGCCCCAGGACTGGCTGGGCCATCCACCGCAACTACAGCCCCGAGGATGGCCTGGACGAGCTGCTGCTGGCCCGCGACGGCGAGCTGATCCTGGCCCCCAAAGGCTATCATCCGGTGGTGGCCCCTCCCGGCTCCAACGTTTACTACCTCAACTACATGGCCGGGGAGGCCCTGTGCGAACAGCGGGCCACCCCCCCGGTGGACGAACCCGAATGGGCCTGGATGCGGCAGGACTGGTCGGGCCAGCCCATCACACTACCCATCGGCCAAAAGTAAGCGTATGTTGGGAGGTGGTATGCGCAGCGAGGAACGCCGTAGCAAAATCATCGAGCTGCTGGAACAAAAAGGCTCGGTGCTGGTCGAGGATCTGGCGGCCCTGTTTGAGGTCAGCCAGGTCACCATCCGCAAAGACTTGAGTGAGCTCGAGGCCCGCGGTCTTTTGCACCGCACCCATGGGGGGGCCACCTACACCCACAAGAGCCTGTTCAACCCTTCCTTCAGGGAAAAAATCCACCTCCAGCAGGCCGAGAAACAGGCCATTGCCAAAGCTGCGCTCGAGCTGATCGAGGAGGGCGACACCCTGATTCTGGACGCCGGCAGCACCACCTTGGCCCTGGTGCGCCTGATGAAGCGGGCTTTTCGTTCCTTATACATCATCACCAACTCGGTGCCCATCGCCTCCGAGCTCTCCGAGACCCGCTGGGAGCTGCTTTTGACCGGTGGACTGGTGCGCCACCACAGCATGGCCCTGATTGGCCCGGCGGCGGTGCGCACCCTCGAGGTCTACCACGCCGACAAAGCCTTCATGTGCGCCACCGGGGTTTCTCTCCAGACCGGCTACACCACCCCCAACCCCTACGAGGCCCAGACCAAACAGGCCATGCTCCGCGCCGCCGATACCCGCTACGCCCTGGTGGACTCGAGCAAGCTGGGCCGGGCCACCCTGGCCAGCTTTGCGGCGCTGGACGAGATAGACCTGCTGATTAGCGACGAAGGTGCTCCCAAGGAGTTTTTAGCCCAGCTAGAGCAGCGCAACCTGCCCTACAAGCTGGCCCCGCTCCGGGCCGAAACCCACACCGCAGCGGTCTAGGTCGTCTGTTCGAAGATCGCCCGCCCCACCCGCACCAGCGTGGCCCCCTCCTCCACCGCCACCTCGAGGTCGCCCGACATCCCCATGCTGCGCTCGGGTAGCCCATAGCGGTCGGCCAGCCGGGAAAGCTGGGCAAAAATAGGCCGCACGGTCTCCGGGGTGTCGGTGTAGGGGGCCACGGTCATCAGGCCCTCCACCCGCAGCCCTTCCAGGGCCTGGATCTGGGCTATGGCCTGGGGCAGCTCTTCCTCCAGAAAGCCGTGCTTCTGCGGTTCGCGCCCCAGGTTGAGCTCCAGGAGCACCCGCTGCACCTTGCCCTGCTCGAGCGCCTTGCGGGCCACCGCCTCGGCCAGGCGCAGCGAGTCTATGGAATGGATTAGCTCAAAGCGCACCGCAAACTTGGCCTTGTTGCGCTGCAAGGGCCCGATAAAGTGCCACTCGGCCTCGAGTTCACCCATCTTGGGCAGGGCCTCCTGAATGCGCGACTCCCCCAGGGGGAAGTGGCCGTAGCGCAGTACCTGCTCG containing:
- the iolB gene encoding 5-deoxy-glucuronate isomerase, with the protein product MSRHHFRPVVGPTLLEVTPATAGWRYLSFGVWALQEGETRTGQTGGLEVALVPLSGELEVQVGSALFQLKRQDVFSELPSVLYLPPASTYQVTALQATELAWGGAPAEGRYPLRLFQPPEMRVEMRGGGHALRQVSHILGPHLPAERLILYEVYTPSGSWSGWPPHRHDGQMGSLYLEETYYYKVSPRTGWAIHRNYSPEDGLDELLLARDGELILAPKGYHPVVAPPGSNVYYLNYMAGEALCEQRATPPVDEPEWAWMRQDWSGQPITLPIGQK
- the iolG gene encoding inositol 2-dehydrogenase — protein: MSKSFGVALLGAGRMGMEHARTLLGIAEARVLAVADPNLQAAEAARLLLRAEKIYPNPEEAIHHPGVEAVVIVTPTDTHARYIELAALTGKAIFCEKPVAKELGETRRVLEVVEQKGVPFQIGFQRRYDPPYAQAKSKIEAGEIGPVEQFIAVMRDPAPAPLEYLRTSGGLFVDMAIHDIDCARFLVGEVEEVQAWGTVRVDPRIGEIGDVDTTNLSLRFANGALGVIQNSRRAVYGYDVRTEVFGARGKLVMDATPKTPLWQYGSGINADHYHFFMDRFKEAYRLELEAFFRSLSQGVAPTPGPQDALESLRIAVAATKSLREGRVVRLSEVV
- a CDS encoding YggS family pyridoxal phosphate-dependent enzyme, with product MSLPGVLERIEKACGRVGRDPKGVRLVAVTKEHTVAEIREQVLRYGHFPLGESRIQEALPKMGELEAEWHFIGPLQRNKAKFAVRFELIHSIDSLRLAEAVARKALEQGKVQRVLLELNLGREPQKHGFLEEELPQAIAQIQALEGLRVEGLMTVAPYTDTPETVRPIFAQLSRLADRYGLPERSMGMSGDLEVAVEEGATLVRVGRAIFEQTT
- a CDS encoding DeoR/GlpR family DNA-binding transcription regulator, which translates into the protein MRSEERRSKIIELLEQKGSVLVEDLAALFEVSQVTIRKDLSELEARGLLHRTHGGATYTHKSLFNPSFREKIHLQQAEKQAIAKAALELIEEGDTLILDAGSTTLALVRLMKRAFRSLYIITNSVPIASELSETRWELLLTGGLVRHHSMALIGPAAVRTLEVYHADKAFMCATGVSLQTGYTTPNPYEAQTKQAMLRAADTRYALVDSSKLGRATLASFAALDEIDLLISDEGAPKEFLAQLEQRNLPYKLAPLRAETHTAAV
- a CDS encoding sugar phosphate isomerase/epimerase family protein — protein: MQIGVCTWTFGPLGLEQVASRLQRLGFDGVELLGELPLNPSEVRAILQSHGLRLFSLTPANVDLAHPDPARRLEALDYYHRLLDFAAEAGGPLVSCHGAVGRFAPLATQSQEWAWLVEGVGQICSHARALGLTVVFEVLNRYETHLVHTAQEALALLSQVGQPNLKVLLDTYHMNIEEASLPAAIRQAGPHLGLFHLADSNRRGIGEGHTDFAEIWAALQEVGYTGPLILEATAPGPNPFTPVKGAGYLETLEADLSKSLRRLRARAQ